One window of the Diospyros lotus cultivar Yz01 chromosome 12, ASM1463336v1, whole genome shotgun sequence genome contains the following:
- the LOC127814016 gene encoding protein SULFUR DEFICIENCY-INDUCED 1-like, which produces MEGSSVQTMSMGKKKEKEPEPFHVIHKVPSGDGPYVQAKHAQLVKKDLEASIVWFWKAINAGDRVDSALKDMAVVMKQLDRGEEAIEAVKSFRGRCSKQAQESLDNVLVDLYKKCGKVDEQIVLLKQKLRSIYQGEVFNGKPTKTARSHGKKFKVTVKQETSRLLGNLGWAYMQKANYMAAEVVYKKAQMIDPDSNKACNLTLCLMKQARIQEARSVLQPVLSGELPGSHDTKARNRAEEIWADLEAQEPVPLGLVGLDMEDDFIDGLDKLLQEWAPLRSKRLPIFEEISPFRDQLAC; this is translated from the exons ATGGAAGGAAGTTCCGTTCAGACAATGAgcatggggaagaagaaggagaaggagccGGAGCCGTTTCATGTGATTCACAAGGTTCCTTCCGGCGATGGCCCTTATGTTCAGGCCAAGCATGCTCAG CTGGTAAAGAAGGATTTGGAAGCGTCAATAGTTTGGTTTTGGAAGGCAATAAACGCAGGAGATAGAGTAGACAGTGCTCTCAAGGACATGGCAGTGGTGATGAAGCAACTGGATAGAGGTGAAGAGGCCATTGAGGCTGTCAAATCCTTCAGGGGTCGCTGCTCCAAACAAGCCCAGGAATCACTCGACAACGTCCTCGTTGATCTGTACAAG AAATGTGGGAAAGTAGATGAACAAATAGTGCTGCTAAAGCAAAAGCTGAGGTCGATATACCAAGGAGAGGTTTTCAATGGGAAACCCACCAAAACTGCTCGTTCTCATGGCAAGAAGTTCAAGGTTACTGTCAAGCAAGAAACTTCCAGGCTGCTG GGGAATTTGGGCTGGGCCTACATGCAGAAAGCAAATTACATGGCAGCCGAGGTGGTGTACAAGAAGGCCCAAATGATCGACCCGGACTCAAACAAGGCCTGCAACTTGACCCTCTGCCTGATGAAGCAGGCCCGAATCCAGGAGGCCCGCTCTGTCCTCCAGCCAGTGTTGTCAGGTGAGCTTCCAGGCTCCCACGATACCAAGGCCCGAAATCGGGCTGAAGAAATATGGGCTGACTTGGAAGCCCAAGAACCTGTGCCATTGGGCCTGGTGGGCCTCGACATGGAGGATGATTTCATAGATGGGCTTGACAAGCTGTTGCAAGAATGGGCTCCCCTGAGATCAAAAAGGCTCCCAATCTTTGAAGAGATCTCTCCATTTAGAGATCAGCTGGCctgttaa
- the LOC127814017 gene encoding protein SULFUR DEFICIENCY-INDUCED 1-like translates to MSMGKKKEKEPEPFHVIHKVPSGDGPYVQAKHAQLVKKDLEASIVWFWKAINAGDRVDSALKDMAVVMKTLHRGEEAIEAVKSFRGRCSKQAQESLDNVLIDLYKKCGKVDEQILLLKQKLRSIYQGEVFNGKPTKTARSHGKKFKVTVKQETSRLLVIILLFLITSLLFSAILAGNWTC, encoded by the exons ATGAgcatggggaagaagaaggagaaggagccGGAGCCGTTTCATGTGATTCACAAGGTTCCTTCAGGCGATGGCCCTTATGTTCAGGCCAAGCATGCTCAG CTGGTAAAGAAGGATTTGGAAGCGTCAATAGTTTGGTTTTGGAAGGCAATAAACGCAGGAGATAGAGTAGACAGTGCTCTCAAGGACATGGCAGTGGTGATGAAGACTCTGCATAGAGGTGAAGAGGCCATTGAAGCTGTCAAATCCTTCAGGGGTCGCTGCTCCAAACAAGCCCAGGAATCACTCGACAACGTCCTCATTGACCTGTACAAG AAATGTGGGAAAGTAGATGAACAAATACTGCTGCTAAAGCAGAAGCTGAGGTCGATATACCAAGGAGAGGTTTTCAATGGGAAACCCACCAAAACTGCTCGTTCTCATGGCAAGAAGTTCAAGGTTACTGTCAAGCAAGAAACTTCCAGGCTGCTGGTAATCATATTGCTCTTCTTAATTACTTCTCTCTTGTTCTCTGCTATTCTTGCCGGCAATTGGACTTGTTAA